Genomic segment of Gilliamella apis:
CCAAAAAGGGAATAGTGGTATTGTCTACTGTTCTAGTCGTTCCAAAGTTGAGGATATGACAACCAGACTGGCTGCGAGAGGATTCTCTGTCGTTGCTTATCATGCTGGTTTAACCACTGCTGAGCGTCAACAAGCACAAGAAAGTTTTTTGAAAGATAATGTGCAAATTATTGTGGCAACTGTCGCTTTCGGGATGGGAATTAATAAACCCAATGTCCGTTTTGTGGTGCATGCTGATTGCCCTAGAACGATTGAGGCATATTATCAAGAAACTGGTCGAGCAGGGCGGGATGGCGTTCCGGCAGAGGCTCTTTTATTATTTAATAGTAAAGATCTAAACTGGTATCATCGCCAAATTGCTGATAAACCAGAGAATAAACATAAACAAGTTGAGTTACATAAGATTCAATCCATGGAGTCATTCGCCCAAAGTATGACTTGTCGGCGTACCGTATTACTTAACTATTTTGGTGAGAATAGAACCGAACCTTGCAACAACTGTGATATCTGTCTTTATCCACCCGAGCATTATGATGGATTAATTGATGCACAAAAAATACTTTCTTGCATATACCGAGTTGAGCAACGTTATGGTGCTCAATATGTTGTCGATGTGTTACGTGGTTCTTCTCGCTCACAAATTAAAGAAAATGGTCATGATAAATTATCGGTTTATGGAATAGGAAAAGCGCATTCTTCTGATTATTGGCTTAGTGTAATTAGACAATTAATTTATTTGGGATATGTGAGTCAAAATATTTCCACCTTTACTACGTTACAATTGACCGAACAAGCACGTGCGATTCTTAAAGGTCAAGTCGCTTTATCTTTAGCAAAACCACGTTTAGAAATTGTGAAGAAAAGTCGCTTAAATCGTTATGCTCGAGCGATTAATTTAACCACGATATTATCTTATGAAGAACGAATATTATTCAATAATCTTAAGCGGTTACGCAAAGAAATTGCTGATATGGAGGATATTGCCCCTTATGTTGTATTCAGTGATGCAACCTTGCTTGAGATGGTGCAAATCAAACCTGAAAGTAAGAAACAACTTATTAATGTTACTGGTGTTGGTAAAATCAAATTAGAAAAATATGGCAATCTTTTCTTAGACGAAATTAATGATTTTATGATAAAAAACATATAACAATGTTTAAAATATTATCTATAATAGCCATTTTTATATCATTTTAATTAATTTTTATAATTTAATTTATTAAAAATGGAGTTTTTATGCCCACTATGAATGATATGCCACAGATGTTGGCATTAGTTTTATTGCTTATTATTTTATATCTAGGTGATGTTGTTTCAACACGAACTAAAGCTTGGGTACCTTCAGTTTTTATTTGCGCGGTACTGTTTTTATTAGGTTATTGGACATTTTTTCCAACTGATATTGTTGCTCGAGCAGGTATTCCAAATGTAGTCGCTGTTATGTTTATGTATTTATTGATTGTGAACATGGGAACTTTGTTATCAATAAATGAGTTGATACTACAATGGAAGACAATACTTATATCGCTTTCAGGAATTGTGGGTATTATTGTTATTGCTATTATTGTTGGATATCTATTTTTTGATCTCAATACTATTATTGTCGCTATTCCACCATTAGTCGGTGGTATTGTTTCAGCTATTATTATGGCTAAAGGGGCAACCGAAGCAGGATTGCCAGATTTGGCTGTATTTGCAATTATAATTTATGTAATGCAAGGTTTTATTGGTTATCCATTAACATCAATTATGCTGAAAAAAGAAGGTCGCAGAGTATTGAAAAAATATCATGAAGGGACTTGGGTCGTTGAAAAAGATGTTACTACTATGGATAAGCAAACTGCAACTACTGATGAAAATCCAATGCCGAGTCTGTTTGCTAAAATTCCAGCGAGTTATAATTCTTCGTATTTTATCTTTTTGCGTATTGCAATAGTCGGTTTTTTAGCTTATTCAGTATCGGAAGTATTAAAACCAGTCGTCAGTATTAGCCCATTTGTCTTATGTTTATTATTTGGTGTTGTTGCTGCTTCTTTAGGTTTTTTAGAGCGTCATCCTTTAAAGAAAGCTGGTGGTTTCGGGCTAGCAGTAATGGGATTGATGTTATTTATTTTTGATACTTTGAGCCGAGCAACGCCAGATATGTTAATTAGGCTTATCACACCTTTAATTATTTTTATTCTTTCTGCTGTTATTGGGATGTTTATTTTCTCGGTTATTGTCGGTAAAGTTTTAAAAGTAAGTAAAGAAATGGCTTTTTCGATCGCCTTAACTGCATTATATGGATTTCCGGCCGATTATATTATCACTAATGAGGTCATTAATAATTTAACCAAAGATCCAAAAGAAAAAGAGGTATTAACCAGCCATATGTTACCACCAATGTTAATTGGCGGATTTATTTCAGTAACGATGGTATCAGTTGTATTAGCTGGCATCATGGTTAATATGATTGTTGGCCCGTTAACACCAATAAAATAGTTGGAAATTTAATTATCAGATTCAACTTGTAGATTTGTGCAAATATGTGCACTATTAAATGAATACATATGAAATATATAAAAGGTAGTAACATGATTAATCAAACTATTAAAGATTCAATAAAACAGAATATTAACGACATGATCGCGTTTCGTCGTGATTTACATCGTCATCCAGAACTACCGTGGGAAGAATTTAGAACCACCGATAGAATTGCTGACGAACTTGATAAAATTGGTATTACTTATCGACGCACTAAACCGACTGGAATTATTGCTGATATTCAAGGCGGTAAACCAGGTAAAACGATCTTACTTAGGGCAGATATTGATGCTTTGCCAGTAAAGGAATTAAGCACCAATATTGATTATCAATCCACTATTGATGGCAAAATGCATGCTTGTGGACATGATACTCATACGGCTATGCTGCTAACGGCTGCTAAAACGTTATATTCTATCCGTGAACAGTTAAAAGGTAATGTACGGTTAGTATTTCAGCCGGCTGAAGAAATTGCTCAAGGGGCAAAAGGGATGATCGAACAAGGTGTACTTGAAGGTGTTGATAGCGCTTTTGGTATGCATATATGGTCACAAATGCCGGTAGGTAAAGTATCTTGTGTTGTTGGTTCAAGCTTTGCTTCAGCAGATCTATTAACAGTTAGATTTAAAGGGCGAGGAGGTCATGGTTCAATGCCTCATGACACAGTGGATGCGGTTATGGTTGCATCTGCATTTGTTATGAATGTTCAATCAATTGTTTCTCGTGAAATATCGCCTCTCGATCCTGCGGTTGTTACTATAGGTCGAATGGATGTGGGTACGCGCTTTAACGTAATCGCTGAAAATGCGGTTTTAGAAGGAACGGTGAGATGCTTTAATGTTGCAGTGCGTGAGAAAATTGAAGCTGCAATTAGACGTTATGCTAACCAAGTTGCAGCCATGTATAGAGCGACAGCTGAAGTTGAGTATATCTATGGTACTTTACCGGTTATTAACGATAAAGAAAGCGCTCTATTAGCACAAAAAGTCATTGTTGAATCATTTGGCGAAGATGCATTGTATTTTGAAGCACCAACTACCGGCGGTGAAGATTTTAGTTATTATACTGAAAACATTCCTGGTGCATTTGCTCTAGTCGGATCAGGTAATCCTGAAAAAGATACTCAATGGCCACATCACCATGGCTGTTTTAATGTCGACGAAGATGGCATGGCATTAGGTGCAGAATTTTATGCACAATATGCATGGGCTTTTTTAAATCAAGATTAACCATTCATGATTAATCATCAATTGATTATTTCCTTTACTTATCAACCTTCGATTGACTGTTTGAAGGTTGATAAATCATTTTTCAATAATTAATCCTTCAAAACAGCCTAATAGTTTCAAAATTTGTGCAAAGGGTATTTTATTGCTTAAAAATCTCACCTAATATCGAATCGGTTATCGGCATCTTAAAGACTACATTGACACTTTATGGTATGATTAGCAAAATTTATTAGTAATAAGTAACGGTGATTATGAGTTATCAAGTCTTAGCACGTAAGTGGCGACCAAAATCATTTTCTGAAGTAGTAGGGCAACAGCATGTTTTAAAAATTTTATCTAATGCTCTTTCTCTTGGTCGAGTTCATCACGCTTATCTGTTCTCTGGTACTCGAGGAGTAGGTAAAACTTCGATTGCTCGATTATTAGCCAAAGGTTTAAATTGTGAAAGTGGTATAACGGCAACCCCTTGTGGTGTTTGTGATAATTGTCGTGAGATTGAACAGGGTCGATTTGTTGATTTGCTCGAAATTGATGCTGCATCACGTACTAAAGTCGAAGATACTCGGGAAATTTTAGATAATATTCAATATTTGCCAAGCAAAGGCCGTTTTAAAGTCTACTTAATCGATGAAGTACATATGCTCTCTCGTAGTAGCTTCAATGCTTTATTAAAAACATTGGAAGAGCCACCAGAACACGTTAAGTTTTTATTAGCAACAACTGATCCGCAAAAATTACCTATCACTATTTTATCTCGCTGTTTGCATCTGCATTTAAATGTGCTTGATACATCATTAATTGCTGAGCAACTAAAACATATTTTGCAATTAGAACAAATTGAAAGTGAACCGCGAGCAATACAGCTGTTAGCTAAAGCAGCAAATGGTAGTATGCGCGATGCATTAAGTTTAACCGATCAAGCAATAGCGCTTGGTAATGGTAAAATCGATGCTGTGTCAGCAGCCTCTATGCTTGGTACTTTAGATAAATCAATTCCTTTTTCATTAATCAATGCTCTTTATCAAAATGATGGTAATACTTTGATGCAACAGATTGAAGCAGCTGCTTTACAAGGTGCGGATTGGGATAATTTATTAGCCGAATCTATTGCTTTGTTACATCAAATTGCCTTATTACAAGTTGTGCCGACAGCATTGGGTGATTATACAGACAATGAAGAACAGTTACGCTTCTTAGCTCAATATATGGCGCCTAATGATGTGCAACTGTTTTATCAAATTTTATTAATGGGCCGTAAAGAACTTGCTTTTGCACCAGATAAAAAAATGGGTGTTGAAATGAGTTTTTTACGCGCTTTAGCATTTATGCCTAAAAATGTCGATGCAATTAAGCCACCAGCTGCAACAGCTACTATACCGACAAAAAAAGCTGAATCGCCTATTAGAACACAATCAGATCAGGTTGTGACACCTTCATCACAAAGCGTAAATGAAGCCGCGTCTATTAGGCAAACTGTTAAGCCAGCTATTGAAAATCAGCAATTGAATGACAATACAATAGTAAGACCAGTTACTAGTGATGAAAATACTGTTTCACAACCAGAAATATCACTTCCCGATGATGCATCATCAATCACTAAAAATATTTTAGAGATGCGAATGCAGTTAATTAAAGAGGAACAAAAACCAAAAAAGCCTGAATTGGTTGATCACCATCAACCATCTAATTCTTTAATTAACAGTAAACGGGATGACGCTCAGCAGCTTGCCAACAAGTTAGGCAATAATATTGAAAAAAATGATGAGGAAGCAAAACAAGAAGAGATAACTGCCGAAAATTATCAATGGCAAGCTTGTGGCTTAGTTGAAACGAAAAATGAACCTGCACTTGATGCAAAAACATTATGCGATTCTTTAAAAGTTGATAAAACGCCAGAAATGACTAAAAAACTAATTGTTGAAATGGCTGAAAAAGACGCGTGGTGTGCTGAAATTGAACAATTAGAACTTGCGCCATTAATTAAACAAATCGCAATTAACTCTTATTTTGAACAAATTGATGACAATAATATTGTTTTGCATATGCGTTCGTCAGTAAAACACTTGATAAAGTCACCGGCAAATTGCACAAAACTTGAATCTGCTTTATCTGCATATCGTCAAAAACCATTAAACTTAAAAATTGTTATTGATGATAATCAAGAAAATAAAACGCCGTTAGAAATGCGTGAAGATTTATATCAACAAAAGCTTGAACAAGCTAAACAGACTATTAATCAAGACGCTAAAGTCGAAATGATTTGTCAATATTTTGATGCGAAGATTGATGAAGCGAGTATTCGTCCTGTATAATTACGGGCTAAATATTATTAACGAGGAATAATTATGTTTTCAGGTGGAAAAGGTGGCTTGGGAAATTTGATGAAGCAAGCCCAACAGATGCAAGCCAAAATGCAGCAAGCTCAGGAAGAAATTGCTAAATTAGAAGTTACCGGCGAGTCTGGTGCTGGTATCGTTAAAGTGACTGTAAATGGTGCACATAGTTGTAAACGTGTGGAAATTGATCCATCTTTATTAACTGAAGATGATAAAGAAATGTTAGAAGATTTGATTGCGGCTGCTTACAATGATGCAACTCGTCGTTTAGAAGAAGCGCAAAAAGAAAGAATGGCTCAAGTAACTGGCGGCATGCAATTACCACCAGGCTTTAAAATGCCATTTTAAGTTGAAAAACTAATCCGATATTGTCTTATCCATTTTGCCGACATGGTCGGCAAAATTTCTTTTTATCTCCTGTCTATTTATACAGTTTTTCTTTATTAATTTTTTCCTATCAGGTAAACTAACTGACAATTACATTCAATTCACTTTCAATGTTGATCATATCAATTTGATTAATCTAGAATCTTAAATATTATTTAATTTAGGGTTATTTTAATCAAACTTATGTAATCAACATTAACTTATTAAGGATATATTGTGATAGGTCGTTTACGTGGAATCATTATTGAAAAACAACCACCCAAAGTATTAATTGAAGTTGGTGGTGTTGGCTATGAAGTTTTTATGCCAATGACCTGTTTTTATGCGTTACCCGACAATGGCAAAGAAGTGATTGTGTTAACGCATTTTGCTGTTCGAGAAGATGCTCAAGTGCTTTATGGTTTTAATCATGAACAAGAACGAGAGTTGTTTCGTGAATTAATTAAAGTTAATGGCGTTGGCCCAAAATTAGCGCTGGCGATTTTATCTGGAATGTCAGCAGCACAATTTATTAATGCTGTTGAACAAGGTGAAATTAAAACATTGGTCAAATTACCAGGTGTGGGGACTAAAACCGCTGAACGATTAATTGTTGAAATGAAAGATCGTGTTAAACGCTTTGGTGAAGAACTATCAAATGTTAACCCAGCTATTGATATTGGTGATATTAAAAAATCATCCAATCAAATTGAAAGTGAAGCTGTTTCAGCACTTATTGCTTTGGGTTATAAACCACAAGAAGCCAGTCGTATTATTAGTAAAGTCATTAGACCAGAAATGGATTGTGAAATGCTAATACGTGAAGCATTAAAGTCAGTATTGTAAAGTAGGTATTGATAATGATTGAAGCGGATCGTTTAATTGCTCCACAGGCACAAAAAGAAGAAGAGTCTTTAGATCGAGCCATTCGTCCTAAGTATTTGGATGAGTATATTGGCCAACCTCAAGTTCGTGAGCAGATGAAAATTTTTATTCAAGCTGCTAAACAGCGTAGTGACGCACTTGATCATGTTTTAATATTTGGCCCTCCAGGTCTAGGTAAAACGACATTGGCAAACATTGTTGCTAATGAAATGAATGTTAATTTACGTACCACATCAGGCCCGGTGTTAGAAAAAGCGGGTGATTTAGCTGCTATGCTAACCAATTTAGAACCTAATGATGTGTTATTTATTGATGAAATCCATCGATTATCGCCAGTTGTTGAAGAAATCTTATATCCAGCAATGGAAGATTATCAACTTGATATTATGATTGGTGAAGGGCCTGCTGCACGTTCAATTAAAATTGATCTGCCACCTTTTACCCTTATTGGCGCAACAACTCGAGCCGGTTCATTAACCTCGCCATTACGTGATCGTTTTGGTATTGTGCAACGGCTTGAGTTTTATCGTGTAGAAGATTTGGAATATATTGTTAGCCGTAGTGCAAAATTTTTAGGTATGGATCTTTCTAAAGAAGGTGCTTACTTAATTGCTAAACGTTCGCGAGGTACGCCACGGATTGCTAACCGTTTATTACGGCGAGTTAGGGATTATGCTGATGTCAAATCTAAAGGCGTTATTGATGAACGAATTGCCACTCAAGCATTAGATATGTTAGATGTAGATAATGAAGGCTTTGATTATATGGATCGTAAGTTACTTCTGGCTATTATCGAAAAATTTATGGGTGGGCCGGTAGGATTAGATAATATTGCAGCTGCAATAGGTGAAGAACGTGAAACCATTGAAGATGTGTTAGAACCATTTTTGATTCAACAAGGTTATATCCAAAGAACACCGAGAGGCCGAATTGCTACGCCTCATGCTTATCGACATTTTGGTATTATTCAAGACGTTTAAATTTGATCGAATAAGATAATAGCTTAACTCTTTATTATTTAATAGAACACCGCTTAACAGCGGTGTTTTTTTTATTCAATAACCTAACGGAATTAACCGAGTTCTTTCTCGGTAAAAATCCCACTAAATAGATCAGTACTAAGATAACGTTCACCTGATGATGGTAGTATCACCACAATAGTTTTATCGGCATTTTCAGGCAAACGAGCTAAGCGGTCAGCGGCAAATACGGCGGCACCTGAAGAAATTCCTGCTAAAATACCTTCTTTTTCCATTAATAGCCGCGCAGTATCAATAGCATCTTCATTGCTTACTTTTTCGACCAAATCAATCAAACTTAAATCTAAATTATCAGGGATAAATCCTGCACCAATACCTTGTATTTTATGTGGTCCAGGTTTGATTGGCTCACCAGCAAGTGCTTGGCTAATAACCGGTGAGGTACTTGGTTCAACTGCTACTGCAGTGATGTTTTTACCTTGAGTTTTTTTAATGTATTTAGTTACACCAGTAAAAGTCCCACCAGTACCGACCCCAGCAACAAAAATATCGACTTGTCCGTCAGTATCAAGCCAGATTTCTGGTCCGGTAGTTTTTTCATGAATTTCTGGATTAGCGGCATTACTGAATTGTTGAAGCATAATATTGTGTTTAGGATTACTAGCAACAATCTCTTCCGCTTTTTCGATTGCGCCTTTCATTCCTTTAGCTGCGTCGGTTAACACGAGATTAGCACCTAAAGCTTTTAAAAGTTTACGGCGTTCAATGCTCATGCTTTCAGGCATGGTTAAGGTTAATTTATATCCACGAGCAGCTGCAACCGCGGCAAGTGCGATACCAGTATTACCACTGGTTGGCTCGATAAGTTCAACATCAGGGTTTAATAAACCACGTTTCTCAGCATCCCAAATCATATTTGATGCAATGCGACACTTGATACTGAAGCTAGGATTACGAGATTCTACCTTGGCTAATATATTTCCTTGTCCGAAATGTTTTAAACGAACTAAAGGTGTATGGCCAATGGTCTGTGAATTATCATCAAATATTTTACTCATGTTTGAATCCTTTTTTATTGCCTAATGATAAATAGTATCACTTTGTTAATATTAATATCATTATAAATATAACTATAAAAGATAAAACTAATTAATAATTATAACAATATTCGTTTTTGATATAAGAGAAGGTTTAATTATCATTGATAACTAAAAATGTGATCATAAAATAGTAAATAATTTAAGTTAATTTAATTAGATCTCAACGTAGTATAAAAATTCATAATTATCTGATAGATTGGTAACTTTTAATAACGCAAAACTATAAAACAAGAACTATTAAGTTGCTAATAAATTAGTTCTTAATTATGAATGATATTAAAGGAAATCGAATGTTTGAATCAAAATATGCTGTGCCAAGAAATATTGATAAGCTTATTTCTAAATTAAAAATTACAACAGATTCTCATAATTCTTATATTAAATTTTTAAAGAAATATAATGTCATTGCTTTTGATGAGGATCTGTTTGATTACTCCATTGACTGTCAAGGTGAATTACTTCCGCTTGAAGTAATGTTCGGATTCTCTAGGAAACTAGATCGGGAAGATGTAATTGCTAATAACTGGATGTATTTAAATAGAATCCCTAAACGGTCCATTGCTATAGCATCTCTAAATTTCGGAGATTTACTTTGTTTGTATCCAAATGGCAAAGTTTATCATTGGGATCATGAAGTTAATGATCTCTATTTTGATATGACAGTCAGAAATGGTTATTTAGAGCAGAATCTAGATTTAAAACTTGTCGCTAATTCCTTTGATGAATTTTTAACAAAAATTATTAAAACCGAAATCGAAGGTTTTGATCCTAATGTTCCTTATTCTGATGATTATATAGATTTTTTGATGAACGATTCTAAATACTTTTTTATGTCTTCGAAAAAAATAATTCAGGTGCGTTTAAAAAAATTAGAACTTTCTGAAAAAGGACGTGAGTTGATAGCGAAATTTAAAAGAGAAGGGCTTATAAGGTAAAAAAGGGATAATTTTATTAAAAAGGATCATCTAAATGATAGATTTTAATGCAGATATCATAAGCTACAAATCTTTGGGTAATATTGAGATTGGACGTAATGAACAAAGCTATAATGTTAAAATAGGTTACTCATAATGAATGAAGAATGGAACCCCATATTTCAAATAGAGTTAATGGATATTATTAACAGTCTACACATCAAAAAATTGCATGTCGGATCATCTGATTCTCTTATTTATGAAACGATGGGAGAACCAGAATTACCTGTAGCAAGACTGAACAGAAAATCAAAAATATTTAGCCATCTATATGGCAATGTCAATATTTTATCTAAAAATAACACTGTAATAAGTATAGATATTGACATGCATGGTTTTAGAAAAAAGATGGTAATTCTTGGTAGAATAAATAGCTGGAAACTTAATAATTGGCTAGAGCTAGCTAAAATAAAAAATTGGAATGTAAATAAAATTTGTGATGTAGTTCGACTGGAAGGAAAAGGAATAGTTATTTGTTTATCACCGGATGGAAAAGTAGGAATGATTTCTCTTTCTTGAATAACTTTTAACTGTTTCCAATATAAGATTGCTGGCTGATTAATTGAACAAACCTATCTGGACGGGCGTAAATAACAACTAAGCTACGACCAAACCATTGGGCAACCATATCGCCACTACCCTGCCGGATAGGCGAGCCATCGACAAACTGTATTATGATTCCGGACACTTGCACCAGATAAATATCGACGGCAACATCATCAGCGATATCGAACGCGACCACCTGCACCGCGAAATATTACGCACTCAGGGACGCCTGAACACCCAGTTCAAATACGACCGCAACAGCCGGCTGCAATGCAAACAGATACAGCGCAATCAGAATCCCATCCTGCCTGATATCCTGCTCGAACGCAGCTACCAGTACGACAACCTCGACCGATTGGTAAGCAAAAAACACAGCAAACACGCCAGACCGATTACCGCTATGATCACACTGGCAGAATCGAAGGCTGCCGTAATCAGAGATACTGGGAAAACCTGCAATACGATGCCGCTGCCAACCTGCTGGACAGCAAATACAGAGAAGACTACAGCAATCACAACCTGATTCGCTGTAACCAGCTCCTGCATTTCAGAGGACACCACTACCGCTACGACGAGCACGGCAGAACTGCCAGCAAACAGACCATCGGCACAACCCTGCACTACCACTACGATGCTGAACACCGCCTGAGCGAAGTACGCATCGAACAAACAGGCCGCAGTCAGCGTTACGGCTACGTCTACGACGCCCTTGGCCGGCGTATCGAAAAACATCAGATAGACCGCGAAGGCCAACCCTACAACCGTACCCGCTTCCTGTGGGACGGCTTAAGAATGATTCAGGAAACCGGCTCGAATCACCCCACCAGCCTGTATATCTATACCGACCAGAACAGCTACGAACCACTGGCGCGGATAGACACAGACGGCAACCAAGAACAACATATCCGCTACTTCCACACCGACCTGAATGGCTGTCCGGAAGAACTTACCGATGCAAACGGTAAAATACTGTGGGAATGTAGCTTTCAGTTATGGGGAAAGCGGATTCATGAAATCGAACACGAACCTATAGAGCAAAACCTC
This window contains:
- the dnaX gene encoding DNA polymerase III subunit gamma/tau, translating into MSYQVLARKWRPKSFSEVVGQQHVLKILSNALSLGRVHHAYLFSGTRGVGKTSIARLLAKGLNCESGITATPCGVCDNCREIEQGRFVDLLEIDAASRTKVEDTREILDNIQYLPSKGRFKVYLIDEVHMLSRSSFNALLKTLEEPPEHVKFLLATTDPQKLPITILSRCLHLHLNVLDTSLIAEQLKHILQLEQIESEPRAIQLLAKAANGSMRDALSLTDQAIALGNGKIDAVSAASMLGTLDKSIPFSLINALYQNDGNTLMQQIEAAALQGADWDNLLAESIALLHQIALLQVVPTALGDYTDNEEQLRFLAQYMAPNDVQLFYQILLMGRKELAFAPDKKMGVEMSFLRALAFMPKNVDAIKPPAATATIPTKKAESPIRTQSDQVVTPSSQSVNEAASIRQTVKPAIENQQLNDNTIVRPVTSDENTVSQPEISLPDDASSITKNILEMRMQLIKEEQKPKKPELVDHHQPSNSLINSKRDDAQQLANKLGNNIEKNDEEAKQEEITAENYQWQACGLVETKNEPALDAKTLCDSLKVDKTPEMTKKLIVEMAEKDAWCAEIEQLELAPLIKQIAINSYFEQIDDNNIVLHMRSSVKHLIKSPANCTKLESALSAYRQKPLNLKIVIDDNQENKTPLEMREDLYQQKLEQAKQTINQDAKVEMICQYFDAKIDEASIRPV
- the ruvA gene encoding Holliday junction branch migration protein RuvA — encoded protein: MIGRLRGIIIEKQPPKVLIEVGGVGYEVFMPMTCFYALPDNGKEVIVLTHFAVREDAQVLYGFNHEQERELFRELIKVNGVGPKLALAILSGMSAAQFINAVEQGEIKTLVKLPGVGTKTAERLIVEMKDRVKRFGEELSNVNPAIDIGDIKKSSNQIESEAVSALIALGYKPQEASRIISKVIRPEMDCEMLIREALKSVL
- a CDS encoding YbaB/EbfC family nucleoid-associated protein, producing the protein MFSGGKGGLGNLMKQAQQMQAKMQQAQEEIAKLEVTGESGAGIVKVTVNGAHSCKRVEIDPSLLTEDDKEMLEDLIAAAYNDATRRLEEAQKERMAQVTGGMQLPPGFKMPF
- the recQ gene encoding DNA helicase RecQ, whose protein sequence is MSFKDQIEDVLHNVFGYKSFRNQQRDIIESVIAGRDTLTIIPTGGGKSLCYQIPAVVLPGTALVISPLISLMKDQVDQLIVNGISAAFLNATQSPEEQQNIIEQYLNHTIKLLYISPERLAVSSFSSLITAHPPSLIAIDEAHCISQWGHDFRPDYRQLNHLSLRFPEVPIIALTATADKLTQADVINQLNLIDPLVVVRSFDRPNIRYTVVEKFNLTEQVVSFIETQKGNSGIVYCSSRSKVEDMTTRLAARGFSVVAYHAGLTTAERQQAQESFLKDNVQIIVATVAFGMGINKPNVRFVVHADCPRTIEAYYQETGRAGRDGVPAEALLLFNSKDLNWYHRQIADKPENKHKQVELHKIQSMESFAQSMTCRRTVLLNYFGENRTEPCNNCDICLYPPEHYDGLIDAQKILSCIYRVEQRYGAQYVVDVLRGSSRSQIKENGHDKLSVYGIGKAHSSDYWLSVIRQLIYLGYVSQNISTFTTLQLTEQARAILKGQVALSLAKPRLEIVKKSRLNRYARAINLTTILSYEERILFNNLKRLRKEIADMEDIAPYVVFSDATLLEMVQIKPESKKQLINVTGVGKIKLEKYGNLFLDEINDFMIKNI
- a CDS encoding M20 family metallopeptidase, whose amino-acid sequence is MINQTIKDSIKQNINDMIAFRRDLHRHPELPWEEFRTTDRIADELDKIGITYRRTKPTGIIADIQGGKPGKTILLRADIDALPVKELSTNIDYQSTIDGKMHACGHDTHTAMLLTAAKTLYSIREQLKGNVRLVFQPAEEIAQGAKGMIEQGVLEGVDSAFGMHIWSQMPVGKVSCVVGSSFASADLLTVRFKGRGGHGSMPHDTVDAVMVASAFVMNVQSIVSREISPLDPAVVTIGRMDVGTRFNVIAENAVLEGTVRCFNVAVREKIEAAIRRYANQVAAMYRATAEVEYIYGTLPVINDKESALLAQKVIVESFGEDALYFEAPTTGGEDFSYYTENIPGAFALVGSGNPEKDTQWPHHHGCFNVDEDGMALGAEFYAQYAWAFLNQD
- the ruvB gene encoding Holliday junction branch migration DNA helicase RuvB, which encodes MIEADRLIAPQAQKEEESLDRAIRPKYLDEYIGQPQVREQMKIFIQAAKQRSDALDHVLIFGPPGLGKTTLANIVANEMNVNLRTTSGPVLEKAGDLAAMLTNLEPNDVLFIDEIHRLSPVVEEILYPAMEDYQLDIMIGEGPAARSIKIDLPPFTLIGATTRAGSLTSPLRDRFGIVQRLEFYRVEDLEYIVSRSAKFLGMDLSKEGAYLIAKRSRGTPRIANRLLRRVRDYADVKSKGVIDERIATQALDMLDVDNEGFDYMDRKLLLAIIEKFMGGPVGLDNIAAAIGEERETIEDVLEPFLIQQGYIQRTPRGRIATPHAYRHFGIIQDV
- the cysK gene encoding cysteine synthase A, which produces MSKIFDDNSQTIGHTPLVRLKHFGQGNILAKVESRNPSFSIKCRIASNMIWDAEKRGLLNPDVELIEPTSGNTGIALAAVAAARGYKLTLTMPESMSIERRKLLKALGANLVLTDAAKGMKGAIEKAEEIVASNPKHNIMLQQFSNAANPEIHEKTTGPEIWLDTDGQVDIFVAGVGTGGTFTGVTKYIKKTQGKNITAVAVEPSTSPVISQALAGEPIKPGPHKIQGIGAGFIPDNLDLSLIDLVEKVSNEDAIDTARLLMEKEGILAGISSGAAVFAADRLARLPENADKTIVVILPSSGERYLSTDLFSGIFTEKELG
- a CDS encoding SMI1/KNR4 family protein, producing MFESKYAVPRNIDKLISKLKITTDSHNSYIKFLKKYNVIAFDEDLFDYSIDCQGELLPLEVMFGFSRKLDREDVIANNWMYLNRIPKRSIAIASLNFGDLLCLYPNGKVYHWDHEVNDLYFDMTVRNGYLEQNLDLKLVANSFDEFLTKIIKTEIEGFDPNVPYSDDYIDFLMNDSKYFFMSSKKIIQVRLKKLELSEKGRELIAKFKREGLIR